The following proteins are co-located in the bacterium genome:
- the mfd gene encoding transcription-repair coupling factor, with protein sequence MKILKFLEELEGFSKLKESILKGDRSYISGFEGSFIAYLISGIFNSTKTPFLILLPQEEFAETFYQDTLAFLSNKDIFFLSLPDMFVDKDNMVSEVMFERVKTLTNISLLKKKPYILISTPSAFAQQVPPLESFSKSMLKIKVGENLRRDVLIRYLFDAGFEEATLVEETGFFARRGGIIDVYTLDSDFPIRVEFTANKINSLRKFETGTQLSFEKVESLNLIPLNEFFVDKNKIDLYSQFKKSISFVVEPERVSASHQIKQLLSKGVINNSWLQDIFTNSTIFQNNISEYAFGRKIYNFNVFDVENRFQLNPTFIWNRVKKEKVFIFSGTKGQEEKIREVLKEKKVSISKNSFLDRVVSEGFSVPDINITILSKDQLFSRHSKRYPPLRKNREYIPLFGYSEIREGDHIVHQNEGIGVFEGMKKIVSGDNQKEEYIIIRYEGGDKLYVPVRNISLVHKYIGEKDPKLSKLNTKSWLKVKEKVKNGIRDLASDLYKLYATRKIEEGFAFESDKELQQQFDESFVYKETEDQLKAINEVRQDMSSSKIMDRIVCGDAGYGKTEVAIRASFKAVLSGKQVVILVPTTVLALQHFLIFKERFADFPVTIEMVSRLVGVPEQKKIVKNISEGFIDIVIGTHRLLQKDIKFKNLGLLIVDEEQRFGVMHKERIRAMFKKVDVLTLTATPIPRTLYMALSGMKDISVIKTPPQGRVSVVTYVGRYNERLVKEALQREIDRKGQVFYLHNFIYDIEKVRKKLQNMLPSAIIETAHGRMNPEKLSDIMKRFADGQIDVLVATTIVESGIDIPKANTLIVDNAHRYGLADLYQLRGRVGRYKWRAYAYFLIPHHIFVTQTAKERLQALQELNKPGSGYRIALKDLEIRGAGNILGKEQHGFIDKVGFNLYCQFWQEITREQESIDTKKEVEVPSSLISDEYISNPALRFYVYKKLASLQTKEEANLFLEELTDRFGVPPAELKGFLKDTFL encoded by the coding sequence ATGAAAATATTAAAATTTTTAGAAGAACTTGAAGGATTTTCTAAGTTAAAAGAATCTATATTAAAGGGAGACCGTTCTTATATAAGCGGTTTTGAAGGTAGTTTTATTGCGTATCTTATATCAGGTATTTTTAATTCTACAAAAACCCCTTTTTTGATACTGTTGCCACAAGAAGAGTTTGCAGAAACATTTTATCAAGACACTCTTGCTTTTTTGTCTAATAAAGATATTTTTTTTCTATCTTTACCAGATATGTTTGTAGATAAAGATAATATGGTATCAGAAGTGATGTTTGAAAGAGTTAAAACCTTGACAAATATTTCACTATTAAAGAAAAAACCTTATATTCTTATTTCTACTCCTTCTGCTTTTGCTCAACAGGTGCCCCCTTTAGAGAGTTTTAGTAAAAGTATGTTAAAGATTAAGGTAGGGGAAAATTTACGACGAGATGTTTTAATCAGATACCTTTTTGATGCCGGCTTTGAAGAGGCAACTCTTGTTGAAGAAACAGGTTTTTTTGCAAGGAGAGGCGGTATTATAGATGTATATACCTTAGATTCAGATTTTCCTATAAGGGTAGAGTTTACTGCCAATAAAATAAATTCTTTAAGAAAATTTGAAACTGGTACCCAACTATCGTTTGAAAAGGTGGAATCTTTAAACCTGATACCTTTAAACGAGTTTTTTGTAGATAAGAATAAGATTGATTTATATAGCCAGTTTAAGAAGAGTATTTCGTTTGTTGTAGAGCCAGAGAGGGTTTCTGCTTCACACCAGATAAAACAACTTCTATCAAAAGGTGTTATAAACAACAGTTGGCTACAAGATATATTTACCAACTCTACCATATTTCAAAACAATATATCAGAATATGCTTTTGGCAGAAAAATATACAATTTCAATGTTTTTGATGTAGAAAACAGGTTCCAGTTGAACCCTACATTTATCTGGAATAGAGTAAAAAAAGAGAAAGTATTTATATTTTCAGGAACTAAAGGGCAAGAAGAGAAAATTAGAGAAGTGTTGAAAGAAAAGAAGGTAAGCATATCTAAAAACTCTTTCCTCGATAGAGTTGTTTCAGAGGGTTTTTCTGTACCTGATATAAATATAACTATTTTAAGTAAAGATCAACTCTTCTCCAGACACTCTAAACGGTACCCGCCTTTGCGTAAAAACAGAGAATATATCCCTCTTTTTGGGTATTCTGAAATAAGAGAAGGTGACCATATCGTTCATCAAAATGAAGGTATTGGTGTCTTTGAAGGGATGAAAAAGATAGTATCGGGAGATAATCAAAAGGAAGAGTATATCATTATAAGATATGAAGGTGGGGATAAATTGTATGTACCTGTTAGAAACATTTCTCTTGTACATAAATATATTGGAGAGAAAGACCCAAAATTATCAAAACTTAATACTAAAAGTTGGTTAAAAGTAAAAGAGAAGGTAAAGAATGGTATAAGAGACCTTGCTTCTGATTTGTATAAACTTTATGCTACAAGAAAGATTGAAGAAGGGTTTGCTTTTGAGTCGGATAAAGAATTGCAACAACAGTTTGATGAAAGTTTCGTTTATAAAGAAACAGAAGACCAATTGAAAGCGATTAACGAGGTTAGGCAAGATATGAGTTCCTCAAAAATAATGGATAGAATCGTCTGCGGAGACGCAGGTTACGGTAAAACTGAAGTTGCTATTAGGGCAAGTTTTAAGGCTGTGTTAAGCGGTAAACAGGTAGTAATTCTTGTGCCAACAACAGTTCTTGCGCTTCAACATTTTTTAATCTTTAAAGAAAGGTTTGCGGATTTTCCTGTAACAATTGAGATGGTTTCACGGCTTGTCGGGGTACCTGAACAGAAAAAAATAGTTAAAAATATATCAGAAGGGTTCATTGATATTGTTATTGGTACCCATAGACTTTTACAGAAAGATATTAAATTTAAAAATTTAGGGTTACTTATTGTGGATGAAGAGCAACGGTTTGGGGTTATGCATAAGGAGAGAATTAGGGCGATGTTTAAAAAAGTGGATGTTTTGACTTTAACCGCAACCCCAATCCCAAGAACCCTTTATATGGCTCTTTCTGGTATGAAAGATATAAGTGTTATTAAAACACCTCCACAAGGTAGAGTTTCTGTTGTAACCTATGTAGGTAGGTATAATGAAAGATTAGTAAAAGAAGCCTTACAGCGAGAGATTGACAGGAAAGGGCAGGTCTTTTATCTTCATAATTTTATATATGATATAGAGAAGGTAAGAAAAAAACTGCAGAATATGTTACCTTCTGCGATTATAGAAACGGCTCATGGGAGAATGAATCCTGAGAAGTTATCTGATATAATGAAAAGGTTTGCTGATGGACAGATAGACGTTCTTGTAGCTACCACTATTGTAGAGAGCGGTATAGATATTCCCAAAGCAAACACCCTTATTGTAGATAACGCCCATCGTTACGGTTTGGCAGACCTATACCAGTTGAGAGGCAGGGTAGGTAGATATAAATGGAGAGCCTATGCTTATTTTCTTATACCGCACCATATTTTTGTTACACAGACAGCAAAAGAGAGGCTCCAAGCATTACAGGAATTAAATAAACCTGGGAGCGGTTATAGGATTGCCTTAAAAGACCTTGAAATTAGGGGCGCTGGAAACATTTTAGGTAAAGAACAACACGGTTTTATAGATAAAGTAGGGTTTAACCTATACTGCCAATTCTGGCAAGAAATTACCAGAGAGCAAGAAAGTATAGATACAAAAAAAGAGGTAGAGGTTCCATCGTCCCTTATTTCTGATGAGTATATCAGCAACCCAGCTTTAAGGTTTTATGTATATAAAAAACTGGCTTCCCTTCAAACAAAAGAAGAAGCCAACCTTTTTCTTGAAGAACTTACCGATAGGTTTGGGGTTCCTCCTGCTGAACTTAAAGGGTTCCTTAAAGATACATTTTTATAA
- a CDS encoding Gfo/Idh/MocA family oxidoreductase, translating to MDKVKVGFIGAGGLATGKHYPSIANIEEAEIVGMSDLLPERMDLVGEKFNIQNKFVNYKELIEKTAPDAVYIVMPPHHLFDIAAYCLNLGLHIFIEKPPGLTKFQTRQLALTAEKKGVLTMTGFQRRFSPVLVEAKKKVDETGGVTQCQANFFKYSPGSGAYYQGAIDILTCDAIHAVDILRWMGGDVKKVVSVVSNLFCDTPNRFCALMEFENGAAGYLSTNWISGKRTYSVEMHGKGIVAYADPEEDAKIFKDGQKEVDIIKAETFTGETDPDSYKNTGFFHENKHFIECIRTKSMPQTNFADAYKTMELVEKIYNNQI from the coding sequence ATGGATAAAGTAAAAGTAGGTTTTATAGGTGCTGGTGGGCTTGCCACAGGAAAACATTACCCATCAATTGCCAATATCGAAGAAGCAGAAATAGTTGGTATGTCTGACCTTTTACCTGAAAGGATGGACCTAGTTGGAGAAAAGTTCAATATACAGAACAAGTTTGTCAATTATAAAGAACTTATTGAAAAAACCGCGCCTGATGCAGTTTATATTGTTATGCCGCCTCACCATCTTTTTGATATAGCGGCTTATTGTCTTAACCTTGGGTTACATATCTTTATTGAAAAACCTCCAGGACTAACAAAATTTCAGACAAGACAGTTAGCGCTCACAGCTGAAAAGAAAGGCGTTTTAACAATGACAGGTTTTCAGAGAAGGTTCTCTCCTGTTTTAGTTGAAGCAAAGAAGAAGGTAGATGAAACAGGAGGAGTCACTCAATGTCAGGCAAACTTTTTTAAATACTCACCAGGCTCCGGTGCCTATTATCAGGGCGCTATAGATATTCTCACCTGTGATGCAATACATGCCGTTGATATACTTAGATGGATGGGAGGGGACGTAAAAAAGGTTGTTAGCGTTGTTAGTAACCTGTTTTGTGATACTCCTAACAGGTTTTGTGCTTTGATGGAATTTGAAAACGGCGCTGCCGGCTACTTATCTACCAACTGGATATCAGGAAAACGCACATATTCAGTAGAGATGCACGGTAAAGGTATTGTTGCTTATGCAGACCCTGAAGAAGATGCAAAAATCTTTAAAGATGGACAGAAAGAAGTCGATATAATCAAAGCCGAGACTTTCACAGGCGAAACAGACCCTGATTCTTATAAAAATACTGGTTTTTTCCATGAAAACAAACATTTTATTGAGTGTATCAGAACAAAAAGTATGCCTCAAACAAACTTTGCTGACGCTTATAAAACCATGGAACTTGTAGAGAAAATCTATAACAACCAAATTTGA
- the gmk gene encoding guanylate kinase, with protein MKKIFIISAPSGTGKTTIALRLKEELQNIYIPVTYTTKKPRTEEVEGKDYRFVSQETFSLMIKKNKFLEWAKVYGNYYGTPKDEILLNIKKGNIIVMTIDTQGGLSIKKLFPESVLIGLLPPSVAEQEKRIRGRSKLAEKDIKERINATKEERKILFSKYDFRLINKNSEDTLKKIINIITKGKKI; from the coding sequence ATGAAAAAGATATTCATTATTTCAGCTCCTTCAGGAACAGGAAAAACCACTATTGCTTTAAGGTTAAAAGAAGAGTTACAAAATATTTATATACCTGTTACCTATACCACAAAAAAACCTCGCACAGAAGAAGTAGAGGGCAAAGATTATAGATTTGTATCTCAAGAAACCTTTTCTTTGATGATAAAAAAAAATAAATTTTTAGAATGGGCAAAGGTGTACGGTAACTACTATGGAACTCCAAAAGACGAGATACTTTTAAATATAAAAAAAGGTAACATAATTGTTATGACTATCGATACTCAAGGAGGGCTTAGTATAAAGAAACTATTCCCTGAATCAGTGTTGATAGGGTTACTTCCACCTTCTGTTGCTGAGCAAGAAAAACGAATAAGAGGGAGGAGTAAATTAGCTGAAAAAGATATAAAAGAGAGAATAAATGCTACAAAAGAAGAAAGAAAAATTCTTTTCTCAAAGTATGATTTTCGGCTTATAAACAAAAATTCTGAAGATACTCTCAAAAAAATTATAAATATCATAACTAAGGGGAAAAAAATATAA
- a CDS encoding ABC transporter permease: MGKAWVIATNTFNEALRKKTLYILLVVALVAIGASKFFSFLAAQDELKMIKDVSFATIEFFGAILAIFTAIGALSNEIDKRTIYTILSKPITRKHFLLGKFIGQSLIILLNAVLISLFFIGLLLSKKVVPDIEIYKSLILIYLELLMIGSITLAVATFATDAFNIILSFFLFITGNLTIYYKQMLERTENIVFKGLGQMFYTVVPNYANFNIRDQVVLGVNVSWRYIGQTSLYGVIYIIIATLVGIYFFQKREV; encoded by the coding sequence ATGGGTAAAGCGTGGGTTATTGCAACCAATACTTTTAACGAAGCTTTAAGAAAGAAGACTCTGTATATACTTCTGGTTGTTGCTCTTGTAGCAATAGGTGCTTCAAAATTCTTTTCTTTCCTTGCTGCCCAAGACGAACTCAAAATGATAAAAGATGTTAGTTTTGCAACAATTGAGTTTTTCGGGGCAATTCTTGCTATCTTTACGGCTATAGGCGCATTATCAAACGAGATAGACAAAAGAACTATATACACGATTCTTTCAAAACCTATCACCAGAAAACATTTTCTTTTAGGGAAGTTTATCGGACAATCGCTAATCATACTTTTAAACGCTGTTCTTATAAGTCTATTTTTTATAGGGCTTCTACTTTCTAAAAAGGTGGTTCCAGATATTGAAATTTATAAATCTTTAATTCTAATCTATTTAGAACTTCTTATGATAGGTTCAATTACTCTTGCCGTTGCAACATTTGCAACAGACGCATTTAATATCATCCTTTCTTTCTTTCTTTTTATTACTGGTAACCTAACAATCTACTATAAACAGATGTTGGAAAGAACTGAAAACATTGTTTTTAAAGGACTTGGGCAGATGTTCTATACGGTTGTCCCCAACTATGCAAATTTTAATATTAGAGACCAGGTTGTTTTAGGAGTTAACGTTAGTTGGAGATATATTGGGCAGACATCTCTTTACGGAGTTATATATATAATAATAGCTACTCTTGTAGGTATATACTTTTTTCAAAAGAGGGAAGTATGA
- a CDS encoding ABC transporter ATP-binding protein: protein MPLIKITNLSKIFRLGRNRTVVALNKASFEVKEGEIFGIMGPNGSGKTTCLKLILGILFPTDGEIDIMGKSQYDIEAKEQIGFLPENPYYYDYLSGTEVLNFYGRLFGMSKGLIKERSEYLLKLVGLQDAGKLSLRHYSKGMLERIGLASSLINDPKILILDEPTTGLDPIGCRETRDLLIQLKEAGKTIILSSHFLSEVERVCNRIAIFHRGSLLTTGVMENLFKEYQAENLEDLFVKTIEKFDSTLEEEKVAQVSS, encoded by the coding sequence ATGCCGCTTATAAAAATAACTAACTTATCCAAGATTTTCCGTTTAGGAAGAAACAGAACTGTTGTTGCTTTAAATAAAGCAAGTTTTGAGGTAAAAGAAGGTGAAATATTTGGTATTATGGGTCCTAATGGTTCAGGTAAAACAACCTGTTTAAAACTTATACTTGGTATACTGTTCCCCACAGATGGGGAAATAGATATTATGGGCAAAAGCCAATACGACATAGAAGCAAAGGAACAGATAGGTTTTTTACCTGAAAACCCATATTATTACGACTACCTATCAGGAACCGAAGTTCTAAATTTTTATGGTCGTCTTTTTGGGATGTCGAAAGGGCTTATAAAAGAGCGGTCAGAATATTTATTAAAACTGGTCGGTCTACAAGATGCAGGTAAACTTTCTTTAAGACATTACTCAAAAGGTATGCTTGAAAGAATAGGGCTTGCCTCAAGTTTGATAAACGACCCTAAAATTCTTATTCTTGATGAGCCAACAACAGGGCTTGACCCTATAGGATGCAGAGAAACAAGAGATTTACTTATACAACTTAAAGAAGCAGGTAAAACAATAATCCTTTCAAGCCATTTTTTATCTGAAGTTGAAAGAGTCTGCAATAGAATAGCCATTTTTCATAGAGGTAGCTTGCTAACTACAGGCGTAATGGAAAACCTGTTTAAAGAATATCAAGCAGAAAATCTTGAAGACCTTTTTGTAAAAACAATAGAAAAGTTTGATTCAACTCTTGAAGAAGAAAAAGTTGCACAGGTTTCATCATAA
- a CDS encoding polyprenyl synthetase family protein: MRKTQLEDYRKKIDDYLEKSLPPTSKEPEILHKAMRYSVFSGGKRLRPIIVLAVGDITGVEHKQLLPVACGLELIHNFSLIHDDLPSMDNDDYRRGKLTCHKKFGEPIAILAGDALLTLAFEILAESDNCSLIKAVANATGSVGMAGGQVFDMCNKDLQVSDCFKRKINNWKTGKLFQICFEAPLYFNEIPEEDKHTITRISQYFGEAFQLRDDIEDKEGNITNMKKETETLYKKMKEELVYFKEKGGLLNYINEKLFEVE, translated from the coding sequence ATGAGAAAAACACAACTTGAAGATTACAGAAAAAAGATTGACGATTACCTTGAAAAGAGTTTACCACCAACAAGCAAAGAACCCGAAATTCTACACAAAGCAATGAGATATAGCGTATTTTCCGGAGGTAAACGGTTAAGGCCTATCATAGTACTTGCAGTAGGAGATATAACAGGGGTGGAACATAAACAACTTTTACCTGTTGCTTGTGGGTTAGAACTCATCCATAATTTTTCATTAATCCACGACGACCTACCATCTATGGATAACGATGACTATAGAAGAGGTAAACTTACCTGCCATAAAAAGTTTGGAGAACCAATCGCTATACTTGCAGGTGACGCTCTTTTGACTCTTGCTTTTGAGATTTTAGCTGAGTCTGACAATTGTTCATTAATAAAAGCAGTTGCAAACGCAACCGGTTCAGTAGGGATGGCAGGCGGACAAGTGTTTGATATGTGTAACAAAGATTTACAAGTTTCGGACTGTTTCAAAAGAAAAATTAACAACTGGAAAACAGGCAAACTATTTCAGATATGTTTTGAAGCACCTTTATATTTTAATGAAATACCAGAGGAAGATAAACATACCATTACAAGAATTTCCCAATATTTTGGTGAAGCGTTTCAATTGAGAGATGATATCGAAGATAAAGAGGGTAATATAACAAATATGAAAAAAGAGACCGAAACCCTCTATAAAAAGATGAAAGAAGAGTTGGTTTATTTCAAAGAGAAAGGAGGTCTTCTCAATTATATAAATGAAAAACTCTTTGAAGTAGAGTAG
- a CDS encoding ABC transporter ATP-binding protein: MIKLTGENITKEYPGGVKALNNVNIQIEKGDIAVIIGPSGSGKTTLLNILGLLDKPTKGRVVMDGKDITLLDEKQAAQLMNQQFGFIFQFFYLIPELTVVENVLLPLWIKEKTTLKIKFYNEAENLLSEFGLSNRKNFYPYQLSGGELQRVAICRSLICNPSVVFADEPTGSIDKKSTEIFFELVEKLNNQKNVTFVICTHNEKFLDFATKTISLNQGEIVKYEKNTT, encoded by the coding sequence ATGATTAAATTAACAGGAGAAAATATAACCAAAGAATATCCCGGCGGAGTCAAGGCTCTAAATAATGTTAATATTCAAATCGAAAAAGGAGATATTGCTGTAATCATTGGTCCTTCGGGTTCAGGTAAAACAACCCTTTTAAATATACTTGGGCTCCTTGACAAGCCCACCAAGGGAAGAGTTGTTATGGATGGGAAAGATATAACTCTACTTGACGAAAAACAGGCGGCTCAACTGATGAACCAGCAATTTGGTTTCATTTTTCAATTTTTTTATCTTATACCTGAATTAACAGTAGTTGAAAATGTTTTATTACCGCTCTGGATAAAAGAAAAAACTACCTTAAAAATAAAATTTTATAATGAAGCTGAAAACCTACTTAGCGAGTTTGGGTTATCTAATAGGAAAAACTTTTATCCTTACCAACTTTCTGGTGGCGAACTACAACGGGTTGCTATCTGTAGAAGTCTTATATGTAACCCCAGCGTAGTATTTGCGGACGAACCAACTGGTAGTATTGATAAAAAATCTACTGAAATATTTTTTGAGTTAGTTGAAAAATTGAATAACCAGAAAAACGTTACATTTGTTATATGTACCCATAACGAAAAATTTCTTGATTTTGCAACAAAAACAATATCCCTTAACCAAGGAGAAATAGTAAAGTATGAGAAAAACACAACTTGA
- a CDS encoding ABC transporter permease — translation MFSYNFFLAKKFTNKKQGDNFLWFITLFSIAGVAIGVIALMLVIGVMSGFSKELKRKIIGAHPTITIEGKPYIFDYNNVIEKVKKDIKDVEGISPYITTQVIYKSQKYLIGGIVKGIDPVTEEEVTNLSKFTKKGEYTDLDNGILLGSELAKELDVSLGDELFVIAGLSAIQFPLTVVGIVEYGVYAFDSSMGFTSLDTLSKFLNISNLVHGIGIRTNNIYVTEKIAEKIRVTLNSDYNVTTWIQRNKILFAAIALEKKAMSFILALIVLVASFNISATLMITVYRKVKEIGILKALGVTSVEIKKIFIYQGLIIGLKGLVTGLITGGILAMLLKKYQFIKLPDFVYDLSRLPIEISKFDILWISVLVIVIVCFASVYPAQRAARLNPNQAIRND, via the coding sequence ATGTTTTCTTACAACTTTTTTCTTGCAAAAAAATTTACAAATAAGAAACAAGGGGATAATTTTCTCTGGTTTATAACCCTTTTTTCAATAGCAGGGGTTGCTATTGGAGTTATAGCTCTTATGCTTGTTATTGGAGTTATGAGCGGATTTTCTAAAGAACTCAAACGCAAAATAATCGGTGCTCACCCAACAATAACTATTGAAGGTAAACCCTACATTTTTGATTATAACAATGTTATTGAAAAAGTTAAAAAAGATATAAAGGATGTAGAAGGAATATCGCCCTATATTACAACTCAGGTTATATACAAATCCCAAAAATATCTTATAGGCGGTATAGTAAAAGGGATAGACCCTGTCACAGAAGAAGAAGTAACAAATTTGAGTAAATTTACAAAAAAAGGTGAGTACACTGACTTAGACAACGGGATACTGCTTGGAAGCGAGTTAGCCAAAGAGCTTGATGTTAGTTTAGGGGATGAACTTTTTGTTATAGCAGGACTTTCTGCAATACAGTTTCCTTTAACAGTTGTGGGTATTGTTGAGTATGGTGTCTATGCTTTTGATTCATCTATGGGATTTACATCGCTTGATACTCTTTCAAAATTTCTTAATATTTCTAATCTGGTACACGGTATAGGTATACGTACTAACAACATCTATGTTACCGAAAAAATTGCAGAAAAGATTAGGGTAACACTCAATTCTGACTATAATGTTACAACCTGGATACAGAGAAATAAGATTCTGTTCGCTGCTATAGCCCTTGAAAAGAAAGCAATGTCTTTCATACTCGCTTTAATAGTACTTGTTGCTTCATTTAACATCTCTGCCACTCTTATGATAACAGTTTACAGAAAAGTTAAAGAGATAGGAATACTCAAAGCTCTTGGTGTCACCTCTGTAGAAATAAAAAAAATATTCATATACCAAGGGTTGATTATAGGTTTAAAAGGACTTGTTACAGGGCTTATTACAGGCGGAATTCTGGCTATGTTGTTAAAAAAATACCAGTTTATAAAACTACCAGATTTTGTATACGATCTATCACGTCTTCCTATTGAAATATCTAAATTTGATATACTCTGGATTTCTGTATTAGTTATCGTTATAGTCTGTTTCGCAAGCGTTTATCCTGCTCAGAGAGCAGCCCGTTTAAACCCAAACCAGGCAATAAGAAATGATTAA
- a CDS encoding aldo/keto reductase, with product MEMQYKNLGSTGLKVSRICLGAMNFGVYQEESKDIEIVNEALDMGINFFDTANGYARGKSEEILGKALKGKREDIVLATKCWAGNPTGGGLNNKGSSRVNILKSVEGCLKRLQTDYIDLFIMHRPDEVLPDLGKNPTPTEETISALTDLVKEGKVRYIGSSCYQSWKLVETQMLARYEGFEKICCDQLKYNILDRFVERQVLPVCKKYGIGVNIFSPLEFGWLSGKYHRNQPPPADSRGAKKGLVNLESDSADRFFDILEKLEPIVADLGITMAQFALAWLLHRPVVTSVIAGPRLVEHLRDNVKAVEVKLSQEIMDEVDKIAPPRSGNNPNYENHSL from the coding sequence ATGGAGATGCAATACAAGAATTTGGGAAGTACAGGATTAAAGGTTTCACGTATATGTTTAGGGGCTATGAATTTTGGAGTATATCAAGAAGAATCAAAAGATATTGAGATAGTCAACGAGGCTCTTGATATGGGAATCAATTTCTTTGATACTGCCAATGGTTATGCAAGAGGAAAATCTGAAGAGATACTTGGTAAAGCCCTCAAAGGTAAAAGGGAAGATATTGTTCTTGCTACAAAATGTTGGGCAGGAAACCCTACAGGTGGTGGTCTAAATAATAAAGGTAGTTCAAGGGTTAATATTCTAAAGTCTGTTGAAGGGTGTTTAAAAAGGCTTCAGACAGATTATATAGACCTATTTATAATGCACCGTCCTGATGAGGTGTTACCTGATTTAGGTAAAAACCCTACCCCCACAGAAGAAACCATAAGCGCTCTGACCGACCTTGTAAAAGAAGGTAAGGTAAGGTATATAGGTTCTTCTTGTTACCAGTCCTGGAAACTTGTTGAGACTCAGATGCTTGCTCGTTATGAAGGGTTTGAGAAGATCTGTTGCGACCAGTTAAAATATAATATTCTTGATAGGTTCGTTGAACGGCAGGTGTTGCCAGTATGTAAAAAGTATGGGATTGGAGTAAATATCTTTAGTCCGCTCGAGTTTGGATGGCTATCAGGTAAATACCATAGAAACCAGCCACCTCCAGCAGATTCAAGAGGTGCAAAGAAAGGGTTGGTGAATCTTGAGAGTGATAGTGCTGATAGATTTTTTGATATACTTGAAAAACTTGAACCAATAGTAGCAGACCTTGGTATAACAATGGCTCAGTTTGCTCTTGCTTGGCTTTTACATAGACCTGTGGTAACAAGTGTTATAGCAGGACCCAGATTGGTAGAACATCTAAGAGATAATGTGAAAGCGGTTGAAGTAAAACTTAGTCAAGAGATAATGGATGAGGTAGATAAAATCGCGCCACCTCGTTCAGGTAATAACCCCAACTATGAGAATCACTCTTTGTAA